In Denitratisoma sp. DHT3, one DNA window encodes the following:
- the prfA gene encoding peptide chain release factor 1, with translation MKPSILDKLENLTLRKEEIDALLASEEATRNMDGFRKLTREHAEIEPVVALYDAWRRAEADLAGAREMLADPEMKELAAAEIESTQAELARLEDELQVALLPRDPNDDKNLFLEIRAGTGGDESALFAGDLFRMYARYAERQRWRVEVVSKNESDLGGYREIICRIEGQGAYSRLKFESGGHRVQRVPETESQGRIHTSACTVAVMPEADELAAVEINPADLRIDTFRASGAGGQHINKTDSAVRITHLPTGIVVECQDDRSQHRNKAQAMSVLAARIQAAREQEQQRKIASTRKSLVGSGDRSERIRTYNFPQGRVTDHRINLTLYKIDAIMDGDLDELVAALTAEHQAELLAALAGEQ, from the coding sequence ATGAAACCCAGCATCCTCGACAAGCTCGAAAACCTCACCCTCCGCAAGGAGGAGATCGACGCCCTGCTCGCCAGCGAGGAGGCGACGCGCAACATGGACGGCTTTCGCAAGCTGACCCGCGAACACGCCGAGATCGAGCCGGTGGTGGCCCTCTACGATGCCTGGCGCCGCGCCGAGGCCGATCTGGCCGGCGCTCGGGAGATGCTGGCCGATCCGGAGATGAAGGAACTGGCCGCCGCCGAGATCGAGTCGACCCAGGCCGAGCTGGCGCGGCTGGAGGACGAGCTGCAGGTGGCCCTGCTGCCCCGCGATCCCAACGACGACAAGAACCTGTTCCTGGAGATCCGCGCCGGCACCGGCGGCGACGAGTCGGCGCTGTTCGCCGGCGACCTGTTCCGCATGTATGCGCGCTATGCCGAACGCCAGCGCTGGCGGGTCGAGGTGGTGTCGAAGAACGAGTCCGACCTGGGCGGCTATCGCGAGATCATCTGCCGCATCGAGGGCCAGGGCGCCTATTCCCGGCTCAAGTTCGAATCCGGCGGCCACCGCGTCCAGCGCGTGCCGGAGACCGAGTCGCAGGGCCGCATCCACACCTCGGCCTGCACCGTGGCGGTGATGCCCGAGGCCGACGAACTGGCGGCGGTGGAGATCAACCCGGCCGACCTGCGCATCGACACCTTTCGCGCTTCCGGCGCCGGCGGCCAGCACATCAACAAGACCGACTCGGCGGTGCGCATCACCCACCTGCCCACCGGCATCGTCGTCGAATGCCAGGACGACCGCTCCCAGCACCGCAACAAGGCCCAGGCCATGAGCGTGCTCGCCGCCCGCATCCAGGCCGCGCGCGAGCAGGAGCAGCAGCGGAAGATCGCCTCCACCCGCAAGAGCCTGGTGGGCAGCGGCGACCGCTCCGAGCGCATCCGCACCTACAACTTTCCCCAGGGCCGGGTCACCGACCATCGCATCAACCTGACCCTCTACAAGATCGACGCGATCATGGACGGCGACCTGGACGAACTGGTGGCCGCGCTGACCGCCGAACACCAGGCCGAGTTGCTGGCGGCGCTGGCCGGGGAACAGTAG
- the hemA gene encoding glutamyl-tRNA reductase: protein MQVFALGLNHHTAPLAVRERVAFDLARLPQALHDLLRAKPVQEAAILSTCNRTEVYCATEDPVAAAAWLAEYHQLSPQQVSPYLYTHPQRDAVRHLFRVASGLDSMVLGEPQILGQMKQAARTAEEAGTLGTLLNKLFQRTFAVAKEVRSTTAIGANIVSMAAAAVHLSGRIFESLSAQRVLFIGAGEMVELCAAHFAAEKPRRLTVANRTLDRAGVLAQRFGGDALRLDELGERLADYDVVVSCTASPLPIVGLGMVERALKARRHRPMVMVDLALPRDIEAEVGKLDDVFLYTLDDLAQIVELGLESRQAAVIEAEAIIDGQVTSFLDWVDAREVVPVIRALRDAAERARRHEMEHALKLLARGDDPLRVIEALSRGLTNKLIHAPTQALNEGGEEREQVARLISRIYRLHQHN from the coding sequence ATGCAGGTCTTCGCCCTCGGTCTCAATCATCACACCGCCCCCCTCGCCGTGCGCGAACGGGTGGCTTTCGACCTGGCGCGCCTGCCACAGGCCCTGCACGATCTGCTGCGGGCCAAGCCGGTGCAGGAGGCGGCGATCCTGTCCACCTGCAACCGCACCGAGGTGTACTGCGCCACCGAGGACCCGGTGGCGGCGGCGGCGTGGCTGGCCGAGTATCACCAGTTGTCGCCCCAGCAGGTCTCGCCCTACCTGTACACCCATCCCCAGCGCGACGCGGTGCGCCACCTGTTCCGGGTCGCCAGCGGCCTGGATTCGATGGTGCTGGGCGAGCCCCAGATCCTGGGCCAGATGAAGCAGGCGGCGCGCACGGCGGAAGAGGCGGGCACCCTGGGCACCTTGCTCAACAAGCTGTTCCAGCGCACTTTCGCGGTGGCCAAGGAGGTGCGCTCCACCACCGCCATCGGCGCCAACATCGTGTCCATGGCCGCCGCCGCGGTGCACCTGTCGGGGCGGATTTTCGAGAGCCTGTCTGCCCAGCGGGTGCTGTTCATCGGCGCCGGCGAGATGGTCGAGCTCTGCGCCGCCCATTTCGCCGCCGAGAAGCCGCGCCGCCTGACGGTGGCCAACCGCACCCTGGACCGGGCCGGGGTCCTGGCCCAGCGTTTCGGCGGCGACGCCCTGCGCCTGGACGAGCTGGGCGAGCGGCTCGCCGATTATGACGTGGTGGTGTCCTGCACCGCCAGCCCGCTACCCATCGTCGGGCTGGGCATGGTGGAGCGGGCGCTGAAGGCGCGCCGCCATCGCCCGATGGTGATGGTGGATCTGGCGTTGCCGCGCGACATCGAGGCCGAGGTGGGCAAGCTCGACGACGTGTTCCTCTACACCCTGGACGACCTGGCGCAGATCGTCGAGCTGGGCCTGGAATCGCGTCAGGCGGCGGTGATCGAGGCCGAGGCCATCATCGATGGCCAGGTGACCAGTTTCCTCGACTGGGTGGACGCGCGCGAGGTGGTGCCGGTGATCCGCGCCCTGCGCGACGCGGCGGAGCGGGCGCGGCGCCACGAGATGGAGCATGCCCTGAAGCTGCTGGCGCGGGGCGACGATCCGCTGCGGGTGATCGAGGCGCTGTCCCGTGGCCTGACCAACAAGCTGATCCACGCGCCCACCCAGGCGCTCAACGAGGGCGGCGAGGAACGGGAGCAGGTGGCCCGGCTGATCTCCCGGATCTACCGCCTCCACCAGCACAATTAG
- the glp gene encoding gephyrin-like molybdotransferase Glp, protein MTLLSFDAARAALLASAHPIDDIEWPDLAEAYGRVLAADLTSPLTVPSFDNSAMDGYALRAADVPAPGTRLPVSQRITAGASGEPLAPGSAARIFTGAPLPAGADTVVMQELCEAGDGMVTIQHQPRPGDHVRLAGADIRAGTTILAAGTRLSAAALGLAASVGVERLPLRRRLRVAIFSTGDELRNPGQPLGPGQIYNSNRYVMRGFLQSLGLEVVDLGIVADDRQITRDALLRAAAAADVILASGGMSEGEEDHVAAAVRAEGRLDVWKVAMKPGKPLAFGSVGQTPFIGLPGNPVAVWVGLLLLVEPFLARRQGATEQTASPQRLRADFSWKVKGNRLEFLRVRKNAQGGLDCYLDQSSGVLSSAVWADGLAVIPPGTEVRPGDEVDFIARPAG, encoded by the coding sequence ATGACCCTGCTCTCCTTCGACGCCGCCCGCGCCGCACTCCTGGCCTCGGCCCACCCCATCGACGACATCGAATGGCCCGATCTGGCCGAAGCCTACGGCCGCGTCCTGGCCGCGGACCTCACCTCGCCCCTGACCGTGCCGTCCTTCGACAATTCGGCGATGGACGGCTACGCTCTGCGGGCGGCGGACGTGCCGGCGCCCGGCACGCGCCTGCCGGTGAGCCAGCGCATCACCGCCGGCGCCAGCGGCGAACCGTTGGCACCGGGCAGCGCCGCCCGCATCTTCACCGGCGCCCCGCTGCCCGCCGGCGCCGACACGGTGGTGATGCAGGAGCTGTGCGAGGCCGGCGACGGCATGGTGACGATCCAGCACCAGCCCAGGCCGGGCGACCACGTGCGCCTGGCCGGCGCCGACATCCGCGCCGGCACGACGATCCTCGCCGCCGGCACGCGGCTCTCGGCCGCCGCCCTGGGCCTGGCCGCCTCGGTGGGCGTCGAGCGCCTGCCGCTGCGGCGGCGCCTGCGGGTGGCGATCTTCAGCACCGGCGACGAGCTGCGCAACCCTGGCCAGCCGCTGGGGCCGGGCCAGATCTACAACTCCAACCGCTACGTGATGCGCGGCTTCCTCCAGTCGCTGGGGCTGGAGGTCGTGGACCTGGGCATCGTCGCCGACGATCGGCAGATCACTCGCGACGCGCTGCTGCGCGCCGCCGCCGCGGCCGACGTGATCCTCGCCAGCGGCGGCATGTCCGAGGGCGAGGAAGACCACGTCGCCGCCGCCGTCCGCGCCGAGGGGCGGCTGGACGTCTGGAAGGTCGCGATGAAGCCGGGCAAGCCCCTGGCCTTCGGCAGCGTCGGGCAGACCCCGTTCATCGGCCTGCCCGGCAACCCGGTGGCGGTGTGGGTGGGCCTGCTGTTGCTGGTCGAGCCCTTCCTGGCGCGCCGCCAGGGCGCGACGGAGCAAACCGCGAGCCCGCAGCGGCTGCGGGCCGACTTCTCCTGGAAGGTGAAAGGCAACCGCCTGGAGTTCCTGCGCGTGCGCAAGAACGCCCAAGGCGGGCTGGACTGCTATCTGGACCAGAGCTCGGGCGTGCTGTCCTCCGCCGTCTGGGCCGATGGCCTCGCCGTCATCCCGCCCGGGACCGAGGTACGGCCGGGCGACGAGGTGGACTTCATCGCCCGCCCCGCCGGCTGA
- the msrP gene encoding protein-methionine-sulfoxide reductase catalytic subunit MsrP, with protein MYPIPSSEITPREIFERRREFLRAAAASFGALGTPALAGEKLPATSPPNLAPNPGPYSTRETLTPYKAVTGYNNFYEFGTDKTDPEREAQRLRTRPWTVRVEGLAQRPRSFGIEELLKLAPLEDRIYRLRCVEGWSMVIPWIGYPLSHLLKTVGPLGSAKYVEFVSATQPDAMPELRRRVLDWPYTEGLRLDEALHPLTLLVFGLYGEALPKQNGAPLRIVVPWKYGFKSAKSIVAIRLVETQPSTSWVKANPDEYGFYSNVNPAVDHPRWSQARERRLGEFLKRETLPFNGYGEQVAGLYSGMDLKKYF; from the coding sequence ATGTACCCCATTCCGAGTTCCGAAATCACGCCGCGCGAGATCTTCGAGCGGCGTCGGGAGTTCCTCCGCGCCGCCGCCGCGTCGTTCGGCGCACTGGGGACGCCGGCCCTGGCCGGGGAGAAACTGCCGGCCACATCCCCCCCGAATCTCGCCCCCAATCCCGGCCCCTATTCCACGCGCGAAACCCTGACGCCCTACAAGGCCGTCACCGGCTACAACAATTTCTATGAATTCGGCACCGACAAGACCGATCCGGAACGAGAGGCCCAGCGCCTGCGCACCCGGCCCTGGACGGTGCGCGTCGAAGGACTGGCGCAGCGCCCGCGCAGCTTCGGCATCGAGGAACTGCTGAAGCTCGCGCCGCTGGAGGATCGCATCTACCGGCTGCGCTGCGTCGAGGGCTGGAGCATGGTGATCCCGTGGATCGGCTATCCCCTCTCCCATCTGCTGAAGACCGTGGGACCACTGGGCAGCGCGAAGTACGTGGAATTCGTTTCCGCCACCCAGCCCGACGCCATGCCCGAGCTGCGCCGCCGCGTGCTGGACTGGCCCTACACCGAGGGGCTGCGTCTGGACGAGGCGCTGCATCCGCTGACCCTCCTGGTCTTCGGCCTCTACGGCGAGGCGTTGCCGAAACAGAACGGCGCCCCGCTGCGCATCGTGGTGCCCTGGAAGTACGGCTTCAAGAGCGCCAAATCGATCGTCGCGATCCGTCTCGTGGAAACACAGCCCTCGACCAGCTGGGTCAAGGCCAACCCCGACGAATACGGTTTCTATTCCAACGTCAATCCGGCGGTGGACCACCCGCGCTGGAGCCAGGCCCGGGAGCGCCGCCTGGGCGAATTCCTCAAGCGCGAGACCCTGCCGTTCAACGGCTACGGCGAGCAGGTGGCCGGCCTCTACAGCGGGATGGACCTGAAAAAATACTTCTGA
- a CDS encoding sulfite oxidase heme-binding subunit YedZ encodes MKAASVKNPSATTIAAVKAGLFLVCLLPLAHLGWGAWQDDLGANPIEFVTRGLGTWTLNFLLITLTVTPLRRLSGWHWLLRLRRMLGLFVFFYACLHLTSYLWWDQFFDWHAIGKDIVKRPFITVGMAAFLLTAALALTSNAWAIRRLGGRRWQELHRSIYAIAILAVLHYSWLVKKDLFLPVLYFALVALLLGMRAYWRNQERQAQLAGKYLHPRRGRVIPIMVKPGRLHE; translated from the coding sequence ATGAAAGCCGCCAGCGTGAAAAACCCCAGCGCCACCACCATCGCCGCCGTCAAGGCCGGCCTGTTCCTCGTCTGCCTGCTGCCCCTGGCCCACCTGGGCTGGGGCGCCTGGCAGGACGACCTGGGCGCCAACCCGATCGAATTCGTCACCCGCGGCCTGGGCACCTGGACGCTGAACTTTCTCCTGATCACACTCACCGTGACACCGCTGCGGCGGCTTTCCGGCTGGCACTGGCTGCTGCGCCTGCGGCGGATGCTGGGGCTGTTCGTTTTCTTCTACGCCTGCCTGCACCTCACGAGCTATCTGTGGTGGGACCAGTTCTTCGACTGGCACGCGATCGGCAAGGACATCGTCAAGCGCCCCTTCATCACCGTGGGCATGGCGGCCTTCCTGCTCACCGCCGCCCTGGCGCTGACCTCCAACGCCTGGGCGATCCGCCGCCTGGGCGGCCGCCGCTGGCAGGAACTGCATCGCAGCATCTACGCCATCGCCATCCTGGCGGTGCTGCACTACAGCTGGCTGGTTAAAAAGGATTTGTTCCTGCCCGTGCTGTATTTCGCCCTCGTCGCGCTGCTGCTGGGCATGCGCGCCTACTGGCGCAACCAGGAGCGGCAGGCGCAGCTGGCCGGCAAATACCTGCATCCCCGACGCGGCCGGGTCATTCCCATCATGGTCAAGCCAGGGCGATTGCATGAATGA